One window of Athalia rosae chromosome 4, iyAthRosa1.1, whole genome shotgun sequence genomic DNA carries:
- the LOC105686493 gene encoding uncharacterized protein LOC105686493 isoform X1 produces MATVPLKADILEEGVRPRDWDPRRGAAKGPLKLLRLCVLGTFLPALLVTGPMYLRYRVYSDQLYPLAASDQRLIDGKVSTTWCQSQLVKVNGTFNAYLLNQQPEIKVETVPVSMIRHLVLEDDMKEYWGFYLLKGSSVTVSTCVRWPGASLTIIRGHKHLHECAFIGDDSSEELEELVEIAEEQGLVNMTYASGDAPSNEPGKMKRVRLGVRFHDEGSSPDVNHTFPGGVAHQLTSHELDAKTMRNILTQLFVKTLDTKKKQESNPHHHYEGTYRESSNIDRPPTVIPSDDLLGLMVSEEEPPPKKPTKKVTLQTVKPEVIKRRESGEEIPTSTSETTTEKLTSTSTVTALTDSDEIFEEVLGKLHSLGSRGKNVLQKLMDEIEGEEDAESVAMRRIVDAAINGDGKPMSDEERARRKREIILSSPLNAELNEDDSEGDAAIEEGMQLTPDGIAEDRGTVNETTLNDRSNSEFWSSFSSSEERLLECNGLILNLPLTPHRHCTPKYENDHLAASLANTITYRVPTNGYYFFVFNSENEIQPNYVRIRFDLLKTAYDTSNPSESCKNSTGECSLPLSFFSDQRAVLELPLTGNDSQWNEEYVVVSTCEPRTALYVFCIISVPVFVLLFAFH; encoded by the exons ATGGCAACTGTCCCGCTCAAAGCAGACATCCTTG AGGAAGGTGTGAGACCGAGAGACTGGGATCCAAGGCGCGGTGCTGCGAAGGGACCGCTGAAATTGTTGCGCCTCTGTGTTTTGGGGACATTTTTACCAGCTCTTTTGGTCACCGGTCCGATGTATCTGCGATATCGCGTCTATTCCGACCAGCTTTATCCACTCGCAGCATCCGATCAGCGGCTGATAGATGGAAAAGTGTCGACTACTTGGTGCCAG AGCCAACTCGTCAAGGTTAATGGCACCTTCAATGCCTACCTGCTGAACCAGCAGCCAGAAATCAAAGTCGAAACAGTTCCAGTTTCAATGATTCGACACCTGGTCCTTGAAGATGACATGAAAGAGTACTGGGGATTCTATCTCCTCAAGGGTAGCAGCGTGACCGTATCCACTTGCGTTAG GTGGCCAGGTGCGTCCCTGACCATAATTCGTGGCCACAAACACCTCCACGAATGTGCTTTTATCGGCGATGACAGCAGCGAGGAGTTGGAAGAACTCGTTGAAATCGCCGAGGAACAGGGACTGGTGAACATGACGTACGCG TCCGGCGACGCACCTAGCAACGAGCCTGGTAAGATGAAGAGAGTGCGGTTGGGCGTTCGTTTCCACGACGAAGGTAGTAGCCCTGATGTGAACCACACATTTCCAGGTGGAGTTGCGCATCAATTGACGAGTCACGAGCTGGACGCGAAGACCATGCGCAACATCCTCACTCAACTCTTCGTCAAGACTTTggatacgaagaaaaaacaggAGTCCAATCCCCACCATCACTACGAGGGGACTTATAGAGAAAGTTCGAACATAGACAGACCTCCGACAGTCATTCCCTCGGACGATCTACTCGGGTTGATGGTCAGCGAAGAGGAACCACCCCCGAAAAAACCCACGAAAAAAGTTACCCTCCAAACGGTTAAACCCGAAGTGATAAAACGCAGGGAATCCGGCGAGGAAATTCCGACATCCACGTCGGAGACGACGACTGAAAAATTAACGTCCACGTCCACGGTCACGGCGTTAACGGACTCcgacgaaattttcgaggAGGTTCTAGGTAAGTTGCACAGTCTCGGATCCCGGGGGAAAAACGTGCTCCAAAAATTAATGGACGAAATCGAGGGCGAGGAGGATGCGGAGAGTGTCGCTATGAGAAGAATAGTCGACGCTGCCATAAATGGCGACGGAAAACCTATGAGCGACGAAGAACGGGcgaggaggaagagggagaTCATTTTATCCTCTCCGTTGAACGCGGAATTGAACGAAGACGATTCGGAAGGAGATGCGGCGATCGAAGAG GGGATGCAGCTCACTCCCGACGGCATCGCGGAGGATCGAGGCACGGTGAACGAAACTACCCTCAACGACAGAAGCAACAGCGAATTTTGGAGCTCGTTCAGCAGCTCCGAGGAACGACTTCTGGAGTGCAACGGACTCATCCTCAACCTCCCTCTCACTCCACATCGTCATTGTACCCCTAAATACGAAAATGATCATCTCGCAGCTTCTCTGGCGAACACCATTACCTACAG AGTCCCCACGAACGGCTACTACTTCTTCGTGTTCAACTCCGAGAACGAAATTCAGCCAAATTATGTTCGCATACGTTTCGATCTGTTGAAAACCGCGTACGATACTTCAAATCCTTCGGAGTCGTGCAAAAATAGCACAGGGGAATGTTCTCTGCCTTTGAGTTTTTTCAGCGATCAAAGGGCGGTGCTGGAATTACCTTTAACCGGTAACGACTCCCAGTGGAACGAGGAGTACGTCGTCGTATCGACTTGCGAACCGAGAACGGCGCTTTATGTCTTTTGCATAATTTCCGTACCGGTTTTCGTCCTGTTATTTGCCTTCCATTGA
- the LOC105686493 gene encoding uncharacterized protein LOC105686493 isoform X2 produces MATVPLKADILEEGVRPRDWDPRRGAAKGPLKLLRLCVLGTFLPALLVTGPMYLRYRVYSDQLYPLAASDQRLIDGKVSTTWCQSQLVKVNGTFNAYLLNQQPEIKVETVPVSMIRHLVLEDDMKEYWGFYLLKGSSVTVSTCVRWPGASLTIIRGHKHLHECAFIGDDSSEELEELVEIAEEQGLVNMTYASGDAPSNEPGGVAHQLTSHELDAKTMRNILTQLFVKTLDTKKKQESNPHHHYEGTYRESSNIDRPPTVIPSDDLLGLMVSEEEPPPKKPTKKVTLQTVKPEVIKRRESGEEIPTSTSETTTEKLTSTSTVTALTDSDEIFEEVLGKLHSLGSRGKNVLQKLMDEIEGEEDAESVAMRRIVDAAINGDGKPMSDEERARRKREIILSSPLNAELNEDDSEGDAAIEEGMQLTPDGIAEDRGTVNETTLNDRSNSEFWSSFSSSEERLLECNGLILNLPLTPHRHCTPKYENDHLAASLANTITYRVPTNGYYFFVFNSENEIQPNYVRIRFDLLKTAYDTSNPSESCKNSTGECSLPLSFFSDQRAVLELPLTGNDSQWNEEYVVVSTCEPRTALYVFCIISVPVFVLLFAFH; encoded by the exons ATGGCAACTGTCCCGCTCAAAGCAGACATCCTTG AGGAAGGTGTGAGACCGAGAGACTGGGATCCAAGGCGCGGTGCTGCGAAGGGACCGCTGAAATTGTTGCGCCTCTGTGTTTTGGGGACATTTTTACCAGCTCTTTTGGTCACCGGTCCGATGTATCTGCGATATCGCGTCTATTCCGACCAGCTTTATCCACTCGCAGCATCCGATCAGCGGCTGATAGATGGAAAAGTGTCGACTACTTGGTGCCAG AGCCAACTCGTCAAGGTTAATGGCACCTTCAATGCCTACCTGCTGAACCAGCAGCCAGAAATCAAAGTCGAAACAGTTCCAGTTTCAATGATTCGACACCTGGTCCTTGAAGATGACATGAAAGAGTACTGGGGATTCTATCTCCTCAAGGGTAGCAGCGTGACCGTATCCACTTGCGTTAG GTGGCCAGGTGCGTCCCTGACCATAATTCGTGGCCACAAACACCTCCACGAATGTGCTTTTATCGGCGATGACAGCAGCGAGGAGTTGGAAGAACTCGTTGAAATCGCCGAGGAACAGGGACTGGTGAACATGACGTACGCG TCCGGCGACGCACCTAGCAACGAGCCTG GTGGAGTTGCGCATCAATTGACGAGTCACGAGCTGGACGCGAAGACCATGCGCAACATCCTCACTCAACTCTTCGTCAAGACTTTggatacgaagaaaaaacaggAGTCCAATCCCCACCATCACTACGAGGGGACTTATAGAGAAAGTTCGAACATAGACAGACCTCCGACAGTCATTCCCTCGGACGATCTACTCGGGTTGATGGTCAGCGAAGAGGAACCACCCCCGAAAAAACCCACGAAAAAAGTTACCCTCCAAACGGTTAAACCCGAAGTGATAAAACGCAGGGAATCCGGCGAGGAAATTCCGACATCCACGTCGGAGACGACGACTGAAAAATTAACGTCCACGTCCACGGTCACGGCGTTAACGGACTCcgacgaaattttcgaggAGGTTCTAGGTAAGTTGCACAGTCTCGGATCCCGGGGGAAAAACGTGCTCCAAAAATTAATGGACGAAATCGAGGGCGAGGAGGATGCGGAGAGTGTCGCTATGAGAAGAATAGTCGACGCTGCCATAAATGGCGACGGAAAACCTATGAGCGACGAAGAACGGGcgaggaggaagagggagaTCATTTTATCCTCTCCGTTGAACGCGGAATTGAACGAAGACGATTCGGAAGGAGATGCGGCGATCGAAGAG GGGATGCAGCTCACTCCCGACGGCATCGCGGAGGATCGAGGCACGGTGAACGAAACTACCCTCAACGACAGAAGCAACAGCGAATTTTGGAGCTCGTTCAGCAGCTCCGAGGAACGACTTCTGGAGTGCAACGGACTCATCCTCAACCTCCCTCTCACTCCACATCGTCATTGTACCCCTAAATACGAAAATGATCATCTCGCAGCTTCTCTGGCGAACACCATTACCTACAG AGTCCCCACGAACGGCTACTACTTCTTCGTGTTCAACTCCGAGAACGAAATTCAGCCAAATTATGTTCGCATACGTTTCGATCTGTTGAAAACCGCGTACGATACTTCAAATCCTTCGGAGTCGTGCAAAAATAGCACAGGGGAATGTTCTCTGCCTTTGAGTTTTTTCAGCGATCAAAGGGCGGTGCTGGAATTACCTTTAACCGGTAACGACTCCCAGTGGAACGAGGAGTACGTCGTCGTATCGACTTGCGAACCGAGAACGGCGCTTTATGTCTTTTGCATAATTTCCGTACCGGTTTTCGTCCTGTTATTTGCCTTCCATTGA
- the LOC105686274 gene encoding uncharacterized protein LOC105686274 isoform X1: MLSSRGRMALVQSQCRKDHARLHPQDHLQESRLHAPDRKFYPVPMLTYGNSNGSAPDTENGSPADSLISGDGEIGDIGDSPGTPRDTEEEAAFSDDFYSHDTDDEDEHGKRRRATSSLDGISGSGGSRLGSPVPRSGGLGVRKLFTNSRERWRQQNVSGAFAELRKLVPTHPPDKKLSKNEILRMAIRYIRLLSNVLDWQKGQDRNGIQPISSLQSSNNSSLLEPRVKSEPPFFGSHQGKPGSPGFFKQEKIANDSTTEGAGFKANSYGTQRLPGHSFLTCDRNGNNLLMIAPVVVGGVSGNNSSARERSAANHYIGGNAPVGLNSGTTNGARQIGFGKSSLVNGNAILINGNGAAAGAGMVTGNGQVSGVNCTGGPNRLKVETVEEEQTNQSKGPSPLTQHPNVVGRKRARISSSKDSVGFRTSDFKSVNRK; this comes from the exons ATGCTGTCGTCGAGAGGGCGAATGGCGCTGGTCCAGAGCCAGTGTCGTAAGGATCACGCGCGGCTCCACCCACAGGACCACCTACAGGAATCGCGTCTCCACGCCCCGGATCGCAAATTTTATCCCGTG CCGATGTTGACGTACGGAAACAGCAACGGATCAGCTCCGGATACGGAGAACGGTTCTCCGGCTGACTCGCTGATCTCCGGAGACGGAGAGATCGGGGACATCGGAGACTCACCAGGTACACCCCGGGATACGGAAGAAGAAGCGGCGTTTTCCGATGACTTTTACTCGCACGACACGGACGACGAAGATGAGCACGGAAAGCGACGTCGGGCGACCAGTTCC CTCGACGGTATTTCTGGGTCTGGCGGGAGTCGTCTGGGCTCCCCGGTTCCTAGGAGCGGTGGCTTGGGGGTCAGAAAACTATTCACGAACAGCCGCGAACGATGGAGACAGCAAAACGTGAGCGGAGCTTTCGCCGAACTGCGGAAACTCGTACCTACGCATCCACCGGAtaagaaattatcgaaaaatgaaattctacgAATGGCGATCAG ATACATTCGGCTTCTCAGCAACGTCCTGGACTGGCAGAAGGGTCAGGACCGTAATGGAATTCAGCCGATATCCTCGCTTCAGTCATCCAACAATTCATCTCTTCTGGAGCCGCGCGTTAAAAGCGAACCTCCGTTTTTCGGCTCACACCAGGGTAAGCCGGGAAGTCCAGGTTTTTTCaaacaggaaaaaatcgcgaacgaTTCGACCACCGAAGGTGCAGGCTTCAAAGCGAACAGTTACGGAACCCAACGTCTTCCGGGTCATTCTTTTCTCACTTGCGACAGAAACGGGAATAACTTACTGATGATTGCTCCGGTGGTGGTCGGCGGTGTATCCGGAAATAATTCATCGGCGAGAGAAAGATCGGCGGCGAATCATTACATCGGTGGAAATGCGCCGGTCGGATTGAATTCCGGGACGACAAACGGTGCGAGGCAAATCGGCTTCGGAAAATCTTCGCTGGTGAACGGAAACGCGATTTTGATCAACGGAAACGGAGCCGCTGCAGGGGCGGGAATGGTGACAGGAAACGGGCAGGTAAGCGGGGTGAATTGTACAGGTGGCCCAAATCGACTTAAGGTCGAAACCGTCGAAGAGGAGCAAACGAATCAAAGTAAAGGACCTTCTCCGTTGACGCAACACCCCAATGTGGTTGGAAGGAAGAGGGCAAGGATCAGTTCGAGTAAGGACTCCGTCGGGTTCCGAACTTCGGACTTCAAGAGTGTTAACAGAAAGTAA
- the LOC105686274 gene encoding uncharacterized protein LOC105686274 isoform X2: MPMLTYGNSNGSAPDTENGSPADSLISGDGEIGDIGDSPGTPRDTEEEAAFSDDFYSHDTDDEDEHGKRRRATSSLDGISGSGGSRLGSPVPRSGGLGVRKLFTNSRERWRQQNVSGAFAELRKLVPTHPPDKKLSKNEILRMAIRYIRLLSNVLDWQKGQDRNGIQPISSLQSSNNSSLLEPRVKSEPPFFGSHQGKPGSPGFFKQEKIANDSTTEGAGFKANSYGTQRLPGHSFLTCDRNGNNLLMIAPVVVGGVSGNNSSARERSAANHYIGGNAPVGLNSGTTNGARQIGFGKSSLVNGNAILINGNGAAAGAGMVTGNGQVSGVNCTGGPNRLKVETVEEEQTNQSKGPSPLTQHPNVVGRKRARISSSKDSVGFRTSDFKSVNRK; the protein is encoded by the exons ATG CCGATGTTGACGTACGGAAACAGCAACGGATCAGCTCCGGATACGGAGAACGGTTCTCCGGCTGACTCGCTGATCTCCGGAGACGGAGAGATCGGGGACATCGGAGACTCACCAGGTACACCCCGGGATACGGAAGAAGAAGCGGCGTTTTCCGATGACTTTTACTCGCACGACACGGACGACGAAGATGAGCACGGAAAGCGACGTCGGGCGACCAGTTCC CTCGACGGTATTTCTGGGTCTGGCGGGAGTCGTCTGGGCTCCCCGGTTCCTAGGAGCGGTGGCTTGGGGGTCAGAAAACTATTCACGAACAGCCGCGAACGATGGAGACAGCAAAACGTGAGCGGAGCTTTCGCCGAACTGCGGAAACTCGTACCTACGCATCCACCGGAtaagaaattatcgaaaaatgaaattctacgAATGGCGATCAG ATACATTCGGCTTCTCAGCAACGTCCTGGACTGGCAGAAGGGTCAGGACCGTAATGGAATTCAGCCGATATCCTCGCTTCAGTCATCCAACAATTCATCTCTTCTGGAGCCGCGCGTTAAAAGCGAACCTCCGTTTTTCGGCTCACACCAGGGTAAGCCGGGAAGTCCAGGTTTTTTCaaacaggaaaaaatcgcgaacgaTTCGACCACCGAAGGTGCAGGCTTCAAAGCGAACAGTTACGGAACCCAACGTCTTCCGGGTCATTCTTTTCTCACTTGCGACAGAAACGGGAATAACTTACTGATGATTGCTCCGGTGGTGGTCGGCGGTGTATCCGGAAATAATTCATCGGCGAGAGAAAGATCGGCGGCGAATCATTACATCGGTGGAAATGCGCCGGTCGGATTGAATTCCGGGACGACAAACGGTGCGAGGCAAATCGGCTTCGGAAAATCTTCGCTGGTGAACGGAAACGCGATTTTGATCAACGGAAACGGAGCCGCTGCAGGGGCGGGAATGGTGACAGGAAACGGGCAGGTAAGCGGGGTGAATTGTACAGGTGGCCCAAATCGACTTAAGGTCGAAACCGTCGAAGAGGAGCAAACGAATCAAAGTAAAGGACCTTCTCCGTTGACGCAACACCCCAATGTGGTTGGAAGGAAGAGGGCAAGGATCAGTTCGAGTAAGGACTCCGTCGGGTTCCGAACTTCGGACTTCAAGAGTGTTAACAGAAAGTAA
- the LOC105686262 gene encoding uncharacterized protein LOC105686262 isoform X1: MPPKPKAASTTKRASAGVASRKRGNAAFSEREIPDIKWANRLGLQDRSRLDDATKKLLQECVETTVPPPVTFESLVEKSNAFPLKFPVRTPCLTELQKRVSKETLERNANSVYPLIHEDTLPLIADWLENKRERGNPLEKNVYEKMGLIELIQRLFERRAFCFLGKRDLFKVLEVPKGYGGWEKIGTEEETPPLLLENYISYDEVKLSAMMTMSSYTEFVNNGSRKNVGILNSDPKEIQPRGVIIGVVGSRFQKPGFMEYQDIAVAPEQNTTENGYGPSDHPNAKNVPAGLQGLRKVWARFYDEPYLPLYEEAEEQLRRVPNDSRFVPVGKKYIFHTENYLKRTLVTAEIILLEANARALAANTTAYVHVVGFGLGVWKALPEQQIYFMKAFEIALNGTMKNIHNVSDIMFSYFQSKFTCGGVDDGGKIGHVKLHYGEREPHTVLEEDKLLVVTYAWDGNALPGNEFWLGKLASSGDPAAACSTQITELHNVAINSRASAENLHIASPEHGILHVADYAKLKLQ, encoded by the exons ATGCCTCCAAAACCCAAAGCTGCTTCTACAACGAAGAGAGCGAGCGCTGGTGTC GCTTCCAGGAAACGCGGTAATGCTGCGTTTTCTGAAAGGGAAATTCCCGATATCAAATGGGCGAATCGACTCGGTCTGCAGGACAGAAGTCGGCTAGACGATGCCACAAAAAAACTGCTTCAGGAATGCGTCGAAACGACGGTTCCGCCTCCCGTTACATTCGAATCACTCGTAGAAAAAAGTAATGCATTTCCTCTAAAGTTTCCCGTGCGCACGCCCTGCCTCACGGAACTGCAAAAGCGAGTCTCGAAGGAAACTCTCGAG CGCAACGCCAATTCGGTCTACCCGCTGATTCACGAAGACACGTTACCGCTGATAGCCGATTGGCTGGAGAACAAGAGAGAGCGAGGAAATCCCTTGGAGAAAAATGTATACGAAAAAATGGGACTCATCGAACTGATTCAGCGGCTATTCGAACGTAGAGCGTTTTGCTTCTTGGGTAAAAGGGACTTGTTCAAGGTCCTCGAAGTCCCAAAAGGCTACGGCGGATGGGAGAAGATTGGTACCGAAGAAGAGACGCCGCCTTTG CTGTTAGAAAATTACATTTCGTACGACGAAGTGAAACTATCGGCCATGATGACGATGTCCTCTTACACCGAGTTCGTCAACAACGGTTCTCGAAAAAACGTTGGAATCCTGAACAGCGATCCGAAAGAGATTCAACCGCGAGGTGTTATCATAGGTGTGGTCGGCTCTAG ATTCCAGAAGCCCGGGTTCATGGAGTACCAAGACATTGCTGTAGCACCAGAACAAAACACCACGGAAAATgg ATATGGCCCTTCCGATCATCCGAACGCTAAAAATGTGCcggcaggtctccaaggtctGCGGAAAGTTTGGGCACGATTTTACGACGAGCCTTACTTACCCCTCTACGAAGAAGCGGAGGAGCAGTTGCGGAGAGTGCCTAATGATTCGAGATTCGTCCCGGTGGGAAAAAAGTACATTTTTCACACCGAGAACTATCTGAAGCGGACCCTCGTAACGGCTGAAATAATCTTGCTGGAAGCGAACGCCCGAGCACTCGCAGCAAATACCACAGCGTATGTCCACGTCGTCGGATTTGGACTGG GGGTTTGGAAGGCCCTGCCTGAACAGCAAATATACTTCATGAAAGCATTCGAGATAGCGCTGAATGGCACGATGAAGAACATCCATAATGTATCCGACATCATGTTCTCCTACTTCCAAAGCAAATTTACCTGCGGCGGGGTCGATGACGGTGGCAAGATCGGTC ACGTGAAACTTCACTACGGAGAAAGAGAACCCCACACCGTTCTCGAAGAGGATAAACTTCTGGTGGTAACTTACGCCTGGGACGGGAACGCTTTGCCGG GCAACGAATTCTGGCTGGGAAAGTTAGCCTCGAGTGGTGATCCAGCAGCAGCATGCAGCACGCAGATTACCGAGCTCCACAACGTCGCAATAAATAGTAGGGCATCGGCCGAAAATCTTCACATCGCCTCACCTGAACACGGTATCCTTCACGTAGCTGACTACGCAAAGTTAAAACTACAGtga
- the LOC105686262 gene encoding uncharacterized protein LOC105686262 isoform X2, with the protein MPPKPKAASTTKRASAGVASRKRGNAAFSEREIPDIKWANRLGLQDRSRLDDATKKLLQECVETTVPPPVTFESLVEKSNAFPLKFPVRTPCLTELQKRVSKETLERNANSVYPLIHEDTLPLIADWLENKRERGNPLEKNVYEKMGLIELIQRLFERRAFCFLGKRDLFKVLEVPKGYGGWEKIGTEEETPPLLLENYISYDEVKLSAMMTMSSYTEFVNNGSRKNVGILNSDPKEIQPRGVIIGVVGSRFQKPGFMEYQDIAVAPEQNTTENGYGPSDHPNAKNVPAGLQGLRKVWARFYDEPYLPLYEEAEEQLRRVPNDSRFVPVGKKYIFHTENYLKRTLVTAEIILLEANARALAANTTAYVHVVGFGLGVWKALPEQQIYFMKAFEIALNGTMKNIHNVSDIMFSYFQSKFTCGGVDDGGKIGLYLFLYQT; encoded by the exons ATGCCTCCAAAACCCAAAGCTGCTTCTACAACGAAGAGAGCGAGCGCTGGTGTC GCTTCCAGGAAACGCGGTAATGCTGCGTTTTCTGAAAGGGAAATTCCCGATATCAAATGGGCGAATCGACTCGGTCTGCAGGACAGAAGTCGGCTAGACGATGCCACAAAAAAACTGCTTCAGGAATGCGTCGAAACGACGGTTCCGCCTCCCGTTACATTCGAATCACTCGTAGAAAAAAGTAATGCATTTCCTCTAAAGTTTCCCGTGCGCACGCCCTGCCTCACGGAACTGCAAAAGCGAGTCTCGAAGGAAACTCTCGAG CGCAACGCCAATTCGGTCTACCCGCTGATTCACGAAGACACGTTACCGCTGATAGCCGATTGGCTGGAGAACAAGAGAGAGCGAGGAAATCCCTTGGAGAAAAATGTATACGAAAAAATGGGACTCATCGAACTGATTCAGCGGCTATTCGAACGTAGAGCGTTTTGCTTCTTGGGTAAAAGGGACTTGTTCAAGGTCCTCGAAGTCCCAAAAGGCTACGGCGGATGGGAGAAGATTGGTACCGAAGAAGAGACGCCGCCTTTG CTGTTAGAAAATTACATTTCGTACGACGAAGTGAAACTATCGGCCATGATGACGATGTCCTCTTACACCGAGTTCGTCAACAACGGTTCTCGAAAAAACGTTGGAATCCTGAACAGCGATCCGAAAGAGATTCAACCGCGAGGTGTTATCATAGGTGTGGTCGGCTCTAG ATTCCAGAAGCCCGGGTTCATGGAGTACCAAGACATTGCTGTAGCACCAGAACAAAACACCACGGAAAATgg ATATGGCCCTTCCGATCATCCGAACGCTAAAAATGTGCcggcaggtctccaaggtctGCGGAAAGTTTGGGCACGATTTTACGACGAGCCTTACTTACCCCTCTACGAAGAAGCGGAGGAGCAGTTGCGGAGAGTGCCTAATGATTCGAGATTCGTCCCGGTGGGAAAAAAGTACATTTTTCACACCGAGAACTATCTGAAGCGGACCCTCGTAACGGCTGAAATAATCTTGCTGGAAGCGAACGCCCGAGCACTCGCAGCAAATACCACAGCGTATGTCCACGTCGTCGGATTTGGACTGG GGGTTTGGAAGGCCCTGCCTGAACAGCAAATATACTTCATGAAAGCATTCGAGATAGCGCTGAATGGCACGATGAAGAACATCCATAATGTATCCGACATCATGTTCTCCTACTTCCAAAGCAAATTTACCTGCGGCGGGGTCGATGACGGTGGCAAGATCGGTC TTTACCTCTTTTTATACCAGACGTGA
- the LOC110117028 gene encoding uncharacterized protein LOC110117028 encodes SQDRVGGPSSAIAHNKESKSPCNQRRDTADIEYLKTCAARRFEERRHTDSPGESGRWIPSPKQVSKAKRHPFIAQDSIEEEDGGDEAGVIRTETVVRKNDQSQSVGRQSSQEENTGGLRSPRGKNSSSFDARDQESQIPVKSSAKIPATRSHSAGATCYRSRDTRDKINQATKYTRERRHTDTAVDPPGWEPPAECTSGEDVFQPSEPPVPRYSGTSSSLSLGSTPIGVRRVVGDRSEPRSQDFTRGGTSSWESARRSGGLNQRLRDLYDFKVDTEWPRKVRNTTRRNVWIGKSSSEENDRRNYFDHNEPLTVCLTERGGNAPFHDMERQGFKSGRRETLDDEEREERLRIFHDKLRFSEDLGQPYDRRESRILSTDFGSKSLEDKSVKRTTSSDGYVTPLKAHWGFGDPKRPSIASRDSRASYAEIDEMTRKSRVSDASYVSIDVFERGVEAPVPRRAFSQGDDPKALSSNPQTPPSTPLTKEPFSGAKNFETKQTEHPKPERQGSKFKIYLV; translated from the coding sequence TCTCAGGATAGGGTTGGTGGTCCGTCATCGGCCATCGCTCACAACAAAGAATCGAAATCACCGTGTAACCAGAGGAGGGATACCGCGGATATTGAGTACCTGAAGACGTGCGCGGCCCGGAGGTTTGAGGAAAGACGTCACACCGATTCACCCGGCGAATCGGGTCGTTGGATACCCTCCCCCAAGCAGGTCTCAAAGGCAAAGAGGCATCCCTTTATCGCCCAAGACTCgatcgaagaagaagacggcGGAGACGAAGCCGGCGTAATTCGGACAGAGACGGTGGTACGGAAGAACGATCAAAGCCAATCCGTCGGGCGGCAATCGAGCCAAGAGGAGAATACCGGTGGTCTGAGAAGcccgagaggaaaaaattcgtcgtcCTTTGACGCCAGGGACCAGGAATCGCAGATCCCTGTCAAAAGTTCGGCAAAAATTCCAGCCACCAGAAGTCACAGCGCAGGGGCGACCTGCTACCGCAGCAGGGACACccgcgataaaataaatcaggCTACGAAATATACCAGAGAACGGAGACACACCGACACCGCCGTCGATCCTCCGGGATGGGAACCTCCGGCGGAATGTACGAGCGGAGAGGACGTGTTCCAGCCCAGTGAACCGCCGGTCCCAAGGTATTCCGGAACATCGAGTTCTTTGTCTCTCGGCTCGACGCCGATCGGAGTTCGACGCGTTGTCGGGGACCGCAGCGAGCCGAGGTCCCAGGATTTCACGAGGGGAGGAACGTCGTCTTGGGAGTCGGCGAGGAGATCCGGCGGCTTGAATCAGCGACTGCGCGACCTCTACGATTTCAAAGTAGACACGGAATGGCCGCGGAAGGTCCGCAATACAACGAGACGTAACGTATGGATCGGCAAGAGCAGCAGCGAAGAAAATGACCGTCGTAATTATTTCGATCATAACGAACCCCTGACGGTATGCCTAACGGAACGCGGGGGAAACGCGCCGTTTCACGATATGGAACGCCAGGGATTTAAAAGTGGCCGGAGGGAAACCCTCGACGACGAGGAGCGCGAGGAGAGACTTagaatttttcacgataaaTTGCGTTTCAGCGAGGACCTTGGACAGCCGTACGACAGACGAGAGAGTAGGATTCTGTCCACCGATTTCGGCTCGAAAAGTTTGGAAGACAAATCTGTGAAAAGAACCACTAGTAGTGACGGGTACGTGACGCCTTTGAAGGCCCATTGGGGGTTCGGAGATCCTAAGAGGCCCAGCATAGCGTCCAGAGATTCAAGGGCCAGCTACGCCGAGATCGATGAAATGACGCGGAAGTCGAGAGTCAGCGACGCGAGCTACGTCAGCATCGATGTATTTGAGAGAGGGGTGGAGGCTCCTGTTCCTCGAAGAGCGTTTAGCCAAGGAGATGATCCGAAGGCGTTGTCGTCGAATCCGCAAACTCCACCGTCCACACCGTTGACGAAGGAACCTTTCTCAGGagcgaagaattttgaaacgaaGCAAACGGAGCATCCAAAACCGGAACGCCAAGGTTCTAAGTTCAAAATTTATCTCGTGTAG